The Cylindrospermopsis curvispora GIHE-G1 genome contains a region encoding:
- the tsaE gene encoding tRNA (adenosine(37)-N6)-threonylcarbamoyltransferase complex ATPase subunit type 1 TsaE, whose protein sequence is MTRIYLQDAKATREFGINLAKTLKPGTVILLQGDLGAGKTTLVQAIGEGLGISDPIVSPTFTLINEYTDGILPFYHLDLYRLEPQDVANLYLENYWEGIDTTLGIVAIEWPERMPYLPPSYLKLILNYEKDNSRYVEIISSDYLDT, encoded by the coding sequence ATGACTAGGATCTACCTGCAAGATGCAAAAGCTACACGGGAATTTGGCATTAATTTAGCAAAAACCCTGAAGCCAGGTACGGTAATTTTATTACAGGGCGATTTAGGTGCAGGTAAAACTACTCTGGTGCAAGCCATAGGGGAAGGTTTAGGTATCAGTGACCCAATTGTCAGTCCTACCTTTACCCTAATTAATGAATACACTGATGGCATCCTACCTTTTTATCACCTGGATTTGTATCGCCTAGAACCTCAGGACGTAGCCAATCTCTATTTAGAAAACTACTGGGAAGGAATAGACACTACCCTGGGAATTGTGGCTATTGAATGGCCTGAACGCATGCCATACCTACCACCTAGCTATTTAAAGCTGATTCTGAATTATGAAAAAGATAACTCCCGTTATGTAGAAATTATTAGCTCTGACTACCTTGATACATGA
- a CDS encoding thioredoxin family protein, protein MVLSVSDRTFTEEVLESSVPVLVNFEAPWCGLCRLIHPLLLQFQAECGVGVKLVGVNADQNFKLSTTYRLKSLPTLLLIEKGIVRERLEGFRSRDDLRQALGEIKYRYISNMDKRKRETGKKIGVPI, encoded by the coding sequence ATGGTGTTATCGGTTAGTGATCGAACATTTACTGAAGAAGTTTTAGAATCCTCAGTACCTGTGTTAGTTAATTTTGAGGCCCCCTGGTGTGGATTGTGTCGTCTTATCCACCCCTTGTTGCTACAGTTTCAAGCTGAATGCGGGGTAGGCGTGAAACTGGTAGGGGTTAATGCCGACCAAAATTTTAAGTTGTCTACGACCTATAGACTGAAATCCCTACCAACCCTACTACTAATAGAAAAGGGAATTGTCCGGGAACGTTTAGAGGGTTTTCGTAGTCGGGATGATTTACGTCAAGCATTGGGAGAAATAAAATACAGATATATTAGTAACATGGACAAGAGAAAAAGGGAAACAGGCAAAAAAATAGGCGTACCCATATAA
- the prmC gene encoding peptide chain release factor N(5)-glutamine methyltransferase, producing the protein MINQLTSGIELWKWRNSAITTALGKGISPREVDWLLQEIARVDKLTLRLESFKDYQEITMVLSLTELDTLWQKRLQQRVPIQYLAGKTPWRKFTLAVSDAVLIPRPETEILIDLVMEAGNQELQSGIWVDLGTGSGAIALGLAEVLTNAKIYATDISEQALAVAKTNARNLGFTQRVEFHQGCWWEPLNHLKGKISGMVSNPPYIPSDMIGTLEPEVAKHEPHLALDGGVDGLEAIRYLVQVSPHYLLPGGVWLIEMMAGQDEIVREMLINNGNYSHISIHTDLAGIKRFALAHVSR; encoded by the coding sequence ATGATTAATCAACTAACTAGTGGAATTGAACTATGGAAATGGCGAAATTCGGCTATAACCACTGCTTTAGGTAAGGGTATTTCACCACGAGAGGTAGATTGGCTATTACAAGAGATAGCAAGAGTAGATAAATTAACACTGCGTTTGGAATCTTTTAAAGACTACCAGGAAATCACCATGGTGCTATCCTTAACTGAATTAGACACTCTGTGGCAAAAGCGGTTACAACAAAGAGTGCCAATTCAGTATCTTGCAGGTAAAACCCCTTGGCGAAAATTTACCCTTGCTGTGTCCGACGCAGTGTTAATCCCCAGACCAGAAACGGAGATACTCATTGACTTGGTGATGGAAGCTGGTAACCAGGAGCTGCAATCGGGAATCTGGGTGGATTTAGGTACTGGTAGTGGAGCGATCGCCCTGGGTTTGGCAGAGGTATTGACAAACGCTAAGATTTATGCTACGGACATAAGCGAACAGGCTTTGGCAGTTGCTAAGACAAACGCAAGGAATCTAGGTTTTACACAGCGGGTGGAATTCCACCAGGGGTGCTGGTGGGAACCTCTAAATCACCTCAAAGGTAAAATTAGTGGTATGGTGTCCAATCCACCTTATATTCCTAGTGATATGATAGGAACCCTAGAACCGGAAGTAGCCAAACATGAACCCCATTTAGCTTTAGATGGAGGTGTGGACGGTTTAGAAGCAATTCGTTATCTAGTACAAGTTTCTCCCCACTATTTGCTCCCGGGTGGTGTATGGTTAATTGAAATGATGGCTGGACAAGACGAAATAGTTAGGGAAATGCTGATAAATAATGGCAATTATTCCCATATTTCTATTCATACTGACCTAGCTGGAATTAAGCGTTTTGCTCTAGCTCATGTATCAAGGTAG
- a CDS encoding NAD(P)H-quinone oxidoreductase subunit 5, with amino-acid sequence MEVIYQYAWIIPVLPLLGAMLVGLGLISLNQTTNRLRQLNAVLIVSLMGIAMGLSMVLLWSQYQGHAPYTITLEWASAGNFHLNMGYTIDHLTAMMLVVVTTVAFLVMIYTDGYMSHDPGYVRFYAYLSLFGSSMLGLVLSPNLVQVYIFWELVGMCSYLLVGFWYDRKPAAEACQKAFVTNRVGDFGLLLGILGLFWATGSFDFTIMGDRLGELVESGTISNALAILFAILVFLGPVAKSAQFPLHVWLPDAMEGPTPISALIHAATMVAAGVFLIARMYPVFEHVPAAMNVIAFTGAFTAFLGATIAITQNDIKKGLAYSTISQLGYMVMAMGVGAYSAGLFHLMTHAYFKAMLFLGSGSVIHGMEGVVGHDPALAQDMRLMGGLRKYMPATGITFLIGCLAIAGIPPFAGFWSKDEILGAAFAANPLLWLIGWVTAGITAFYMFRMYFSTFEGQFRGNDQTIKTMLKQATAKLGGELQPNFGPGAMKKGELESHGHSPHESPWTMTLPLLVLAIPSILIGLVGTPYANYFEQFIFSPTETLTEVMEKAAKFDPHEFYLMAGSSVAISVVGITLAILMYWAKKIDPSAIAAKFQSLYELSLNKWYFDHIYHRVFVLGLRRVARQVMEVDFRVVDGAVNLTGFFTLVSGEGLKYLENGRAQFYALIVFGAVLGLVIVFGVT; translated from the coding sequence ATGGAAGTAATCTATCAGTATGCCTGGATAATTCCAGTTTTACCCCTCTTAGGAGCGATGCTGGTAGGTCTAGGACTAATCTCGTTAAACCAAACAACAAATCGCCTGCGACAGCTAAATGCTGTTCTAATTGTCTCCCTGATGGGAATTGCCATGGGTCTCTCTATGGTCTTGTTATGGAGTCAATACCAAGGTCATGCTCCCTACACAATTACTCTGGAATGGGCATCAGCAGGTAACTTTCACCTAAATATGGGCTATACTATTGACCACCTGACAGCTATGATGTTAGTGGTGGTGACCACGGTGGCTTTCTTGGTGATGATTTACACAGATGGCTACATGTCCCATGACCCAGGTTACGTGCGGTTTTATGCTTATCTGAGTTTATTCGGCTCTTCGATGTTAGGGTTGGTACTGAGTCCTAATTTGGTACAAGTTTACATCTTTTGGGAATTGGTAGGGATGTGTTCCTACCTACTGGTGGGTTTTTGGTATGACCGCAAACCAGCAGCAGAGGCCTGTCAAAAGGCATTTGTAACCAACCGAGTAGGGGATTTTGGGTTACTGCTGGGGATTCTAGGACTGTTTTGGGCCACAGGTAGCTTTGATTTTACCATCATGGGCGATCGTCTAGGAGAATTGGTAGAATCGGGTACTATTAGCAATGCATTGGCCATTCTGTTTGCCATTTTGGTGTTCCTCGGTCCAGTAGCCAAATCAGCCCAATTCCCCCTGCATGTGTGGCTCCCAGATGCGATGGAAGGTCCCACACCGATTTCTGCGCTTATCCATGCAGCTACAATGGTGGCAGCGGGTGTATTTTTAATTGCGCGAATGTATCCGGTGTTTGAGCACGTTCCAGCTGCTATGAATGTGATTGCCTTTACGGGAGCATTTACAGCATTTTTGGGAGCGACTATTGCCATTACCCAAAATGACATTAAAAAGGGACTGGCCTACTCCACCATTTCTCAATTGGGTTATATGGTCATGGCTATGGGAGTGGGTGCTTACAGTGCGGGTTTATTTCACCTGATGACCCATGCTTATTTTAAAGCAATGCTGTTTTTGGGTTCTGGGTCAGTGATTCATGGTATGGAAGGAGTGGTGGGTCACGACCCAGCTTTAGCTCAGGATATGCGCTTAATGGGCGGATTAAGGAAATATATGCCAGCCACGGGGATTACCTTTTTAATAGGTTGTTTGGCAATTGCTGGGATTCCGCCCTTTGCTGGGTTCTGGTCTAAAGATGAAATATTGGGTGCAGCTTTTGCTGCAAATCCTCTACTATGGTTGATTGGTTGGGTAACTGCTGGAATCACCGCCTTTTACATGTTTAGAATGTATTTCTCAACATTTGAAGGTCAATTCCGGGGTAATGACCAAACAATCAAAACCATGCTCAAACAAGCTACTGCTAAGTTAGGCGGGGAATTACAACCTAATTTTGGACCAGGAGCAATGAAAAAAGGCGAGTTGGAAAGTCATGGTCACTCACCCCATGAGTCTCCTTGGACGATGACTCTACCCTTGCTAGTATTGGCTATTCCTTCTATTCTGATTGGACTGGTGGGAACTCCCTATGCTAACTATTTTGAGCAGTTTATTTTTTCCCCAACCGAAACTCTGACAGAAGTAATGGAAAAAGCAGCAAAATTTGACCCCCATGAGTTTTATCTCATGGCGGGTAGTTCTGTGGCCATTTCTGTGGTGGGCATTACTTTGGCAATTCTCATGTATTGGGCTAAGAAAATTGACCCCAGTGCGATCGCGGCTAAGTTCCAGTCTCTGTACGAGTTATCGTTGAATAAATGGTATTTTGACCATATCTATCATCGGGTGTTTGTTCTTGGTTTACGTCGTGTAGCTCGACAAGTTATGGAAGTTGATTTTCGAGTTGTGGATGGTGCAGTTAATTTGACTGGGTTTTTTACCCTGGTCAGTGGTGAAGGTCTCAAGTACCTAGAAAATGGTCGGGCTCAGTTTTATGCTCTGATTGTATTCGGAGCTGTTCTGGGCTTAGTTATTGTTTTTGGCGTAACTTGA
- a CDS encoding Tic22 family protein: MKSFIQSLVGVGINLGLIASTSGLTLSYGRTVFALPPQEIKGKLDAVPVYLITNDQGTPLSRMISSPDRKQERAMTDVYMSRQEALNFVQKFRQILGKDKNPKTQEMLKTLQVTTVPLGLIYQKQQKQQNQPNQLLFSFNPVSQEMTGAAQLMKASGQRVEQLKSVPIFMVISGKDKSHITIQVGGGKPQTIIPLFFSKQDAQNLLTKVKGRFPQAYIQVVGVDGLINTLTQKNDTWLKQLVLIPSPESRQHLNSLRSNSAQPKTIPPKPRS; this comes from the coding sequence ATGAAATCATTTATCCAGTCATTAGTTGGTGTGGGTATTAACTTGGGTTTGATCGCTAGTACTTCAGGGCTTACTTTAAGCTATGGTCGCACCGTATTTGCCTTACCACCACAAGAAATTAAGGGTAAATTAGATGCAGTTCCGGTGTACTTGATAACTAATGATCAGGGTACACCTTTAAGTCGCATGATATCTTCCCCAGATAGAAAACAGGAGAGAGCAATGACGGATGTATACATGAGCCGTCAAGAAGCTTTAAACTTTGTGCAAAAGTTTAGGCAAATCCTAGGGAAAGACAAGAACCCAAAAACCCAGGAAATGCTCAAAACGTTGCAGGTTACTACCGTACCTTTGGGACTTATATATCAAAAACAGCAAAAACAACAAAATCAACCCAATCAGCTTTTGTTTTCTTTTAACCCGGTCTCCCAAGAAATGACGGGAGCAGCACAGCTAATGAAAGCTAGTGGTCAACGGGTAGAGCAGTTAAAAAGTGTGCCGATTTTTATGGTCATATCTGGGAAGGATAAAAGTCACATTACTATTCAAGTAGGTGGGGGAAAACCTCAAACCATAATTCCTTTGTTTTTTAGTAAACAAGATGCCCAAAATTTACTGACTAAGGTGAAGGGAAGGTTCCCCCAGGCTTATATTCAAGTTGTAGGTGTGGACGGATTAATTAATACCTTGACTCAAAAGAATGATACCTGGTTAAAACAGCTGGTTTTGATTCCATCTCCCGAATCTAGACAACACCTTAATAGTCTGCGTTCCAATAGCGCCCAGCCAAAAACCATACCCCCAAAACCACGCTCATGA
- a CDS encoding gluconeogenesis factor YvcK family protein, with the protein MSIGFLKQAINAIHNQPYSSTTHRVNQWFKWLSPGISVKRWFMVTVSGVLLAILGLAIWMKLTPIFWILELLKGLLALLTDILPHYVSGPLVLLLGGLLVLWGQSRTVGSITQALRPQGSQEELIDVILAHHRLYRGPKIVVVGGGTGLSTLLRGLKTYSANITAIVTVADDGGSSGRLRQEFGVLPPGDIRNCLAALADEEKLLTELFQYRFRAGDGLTGHSFGNLFLTAMSDITGDLEQAVAASSKVLAVRGQVLPATLSDVRLWAEMADGRRIEGESSIPKAGGKIVKIGCLPANPPAIPAAIKAIRSADYIIIGPGSLYTSLIPNLLVPEITQAIACANVPRIYICNIMTQPGETEGYSVSEHIRAIDRACGDRKLFDAVLVHRRSPSAQALIRYAQQNSHPVFLDTEAVSRLGRRIVPANVLYEDETGFVRHDPQKLARVLLKWYGAASKK; encoded by the coding sequence ATGTCCATCGGTTTTCTGAAACAGGCTATTAATGCTATACACAACCAACCATATAGCAGCACTACCCATCGGGTCAACCAATGGTTTAAATGGTTATCTCCTGGAATATCGGTTAAACGGTGGTTTATGGTCACTGTCAGCGGTGTCCTCCTAGCCATTTTGGGTTTGGCCATTTGGATGAAGCTAACCCCCATCTTTTGGATCTTAGAGTTACTCAAGGGTTTATTAGCCCTCTTAACAGACATTTTACCCCACTATGTGAGTGGACCATTAGTTTTGTTATTGGGTGGACTCCTAGTGCTTTGGGGACAATCTCGCACCGTGGGTTCCATTACTCAAGCTTTAAGACCACAGGGATCCCAAGAGGAACTCATAGATGTAATTTTAGCACATCATCGTTTGTATCGTGGTCCAAAAATTGTGGTTGTTGGCGGTGGTACTGGACTTTCTACCCTATTAAGGGGACTGAAAACTTATAGCGCCAATATTACTGCCATTGTCACTGTTGCTGATGATGGCGGATCTTCTGGTAGGTTACGTCAGGAATTCGGTGTTTTGCCACCGGGTGATATTCGCAATTGTTTAGCTGCTCTTGCAGATGAAGAAAAGTTATTAACTGAATTATTTCAATATCGTTTTCGAGCTGGTGATGGACTCACGGGACATAGCTTTGGTAATTTGTTCTTAACTGCTATGAGTGACATCACAGGAGATTTAGAACAAGCAGTGGCAGCTAGCTCTAAGGTATTGGCGGTTAGAGGACAGGTTCTACCTGCTACCTTGAGTGATGTGCGCCTTTGGGCAGAAATGGCTGATGGTCGTCGTATAGAAGGGGAATCTAGCATTCCTAAAGCTGGAGGTAAAATTGTCAAGATTGGCTGTCTCCCCGCCAACCCTCCTGCCATACCCGCAGCTATTAAAGCTATTCGCAGTGCTGATTATATTATTATTGGACCTGGTAGTTTATATACTAGCCTCATCCCCAACTTGCTAGTGCCTGAAATTACCCAGGCGATCGCCTGTGCTAATGTACCTCGTATTTATATCTGTAATATTATGACCCAGCCAGGGGAAACTGAGGGCTATAGTGTATCCGAACATATTCGGGCTATTGACCGTGCTTGTGGCGATCGCAAACTTTTTGATGCTGTCCTGGTCCATAGAAGGAGTCCCTCAGCTCAAGCTTTAATCCGCTATGCTCAGCAAAATTCCCACCCCGTATTTCTGGACACGGAAGCTGTTTCCCGATTAGGAAGACGCATTGTCCCTGCTAATGTACTATATGAGGACGAAACGGGTTTTGTTCGTCATGACCCCCAAAAACTAGCTAGGGTTCTATTAAAATGGTATGGTGCTGCAAGTAAAAAATAG
- the ruvC gene encoding crossover junction endodeoxyribonuclease RuvC: MTRQILGLDPGLAIVGFGAISLEQRSAKLSDTTIKMVDFGVIRTPSDMEITQRLCTLFDDLHTLLDQLQPDVVAIERLFFYRMANTILVAQARGVIMLVLGQRRLPYLEFAPPQIKQALTSYGKAEKIEVQEAVMRELDLEEIPQPDDAADALALALTAAFKLTDD; this comes from the coding sequence ATGACACGGCAAATTTTAGGATTAGATCCAGGATTAGCAATAGTCGGGTTTGGTGCGATTTCCCTGGAGCAAAGGTCAGCCAAATTGTCGGATACCACCATAAAAATGGTTGATTTCGGTGTGATTCGCACCCCCTCTGATATGGAAATCACCCAACGACTATGTACCTTATTTGATGATTTACACACCCTCCTAGACCAACTACAACCAGATGTAGTTGCTATTGAAAGGTTGTTTTTTTACCGAATGGCCAACACAATTTTAGTAGCACAAGCAAGAGGTGTGATCATGTTGGTTTTGGGACAACGGAGACTTCCCTATTTGGAGTTTGCCCCTCCCCAAATTAAACAGGCTTTAACCAGTTATGGCAAAGCTGAAAAGATAGAAGTACAAGAGGCTGTGATGCGGGAGTTAGATTTAGAAGAAATTCCTCAACCTGATGATGCAGCAGATGCCCTAGCTTTAGCTTTAACCGCTGCATTTAAATTAACAGATGACTAA
- a CDS encoding bifunctional orotidine-5'-phosphate decarboxylase/orotate phosphoribosyltransferase, translating into MIFLDKLNQNITDKQSLFFVGLDPNPEMIPERYQGSDLLASLENWLQFVIAETADFVCAYKPTLGFYQALGVRGIELLIKIMASIPGEVPIILDAKHGDLNTTSMFAHSIFVDWEVDAVTLNPYAGQDHIAPFLVYPDKAVFILCCTSNPSAAILQQYPTTSPFYLQVVQESKTWGTPEQLCLEVGTTNPEILKSIRAVAPERIIMVRSVWSQENSIQPILAAGLDNHGDGLLIPVPQDMLSSTNLSQEIRSLRTELNQIRSDLINSTSSCDVWFPDVNIKDKHPHQDLILQLFDIGCIMFGEFIQASGAIFPYYIDLRKIISNPQVFSQVIGAYEKILAGLTFDRLAGIPYGSLPTATGLSLRLGYPMIFPRKEVKAHGTRKAIEGNFLPGETIAVVDDILISGKSVMEGAEKIKSVGLRVNDIVVFIDHEKGVKDKLKENGYCGHSVLTISEIVNTLHEAGRINQQQLLAFQQE; encoded by the coding sequence ATGATTTTTTTAGATAAATTAAACCAAAATATTACTGACAAACAGAGTCTGTTTTTTGTAGGACTTGACCCTAACCCAGAAATGATTCCAGAGCGTTATCAAGGCTCTGATTTGCTCGCCAGTTTAGAGAACTGGTTACAATTTGTGATTGCGGAAACTGCAGATTTTGTTTGTGCTTACAAACCTACCCTGGGCTTTTATCAAGCTCTAGGAGTCAGAGGTATAGAACTGTTAATCAAAATAATGGCATCTATTCCCGGGGAAGTTCCCATTATTTTAGATGCTAAACATGGCGATCTCAATACTACCAGCATGTTTGCCCATTCCATATTTGTAGATTGGGAAGTTGACGCGGTAACATTAAATCCTTATGCTGGACAAGACCATATTGCACCATTTTTAGTATATCCCGATAAAGCTGTCTTTATTTTATGCTGTACTTCTAATCCTAGTGCAGCTATTTTACAACAATACCCTACTACTTCTCCCTTTTATTTGCAAGTAGTCCAAGAGTCCAAAACTTGGGGAACTCCTGAACAGTTATGTTTGGAAGTAGGAACAACCAATCCTGAAATTTTAAAATCTATTCGCGCTGTCGCACCAGAAAGAATAATCATGGTACGAAGTGTTTGGTCACAAGAGAATAGTATTCAACCAATTTTGGCAGCGGGTTTAGACAATCATGGTGATGGATTGTTAATTCCGGTTCCTCAAGATATGTTAAGCAGCACTAACCTATCCCAGGAAATTCGCTCTCTAAGGACGGAATTGAACCAAATTAGAAGCGATTTGATTAATTCTACTTCTAGTTGTGATGTGTGGTTTCCCGATGTCAATATAAAGGATAAACACCCCCATCAGGACTTAATTCTACAACTTTTTGACATTGGTTGTATCATGTTTGGGGAGTTTATTCAAGCATCGGGAGCCATATTTCCCTATTATATTGACTTGCGGAAAATTATTTCCAATCCCCAGGTATTTAGTCAGGTGATTGGTGCTTATGAGAAAATACTAGCTGGTTTGACTTTTGACCGATTAGCTGGTATTCCCTATGGTTCTCTACCTACTGCAACCGGGTTGTCATTAAGATTAGGTTATCCCATGATTTTTCCCCGCAAGGAGGTGAAAGCACATGGCACGCGCAAAGCAATTGAAGGAAATTTTCTTCCCGGAGAAACCATCGCAGTGGTTGATGATATTCTTATTAGTGGTAAAAGTGTAATGGAAGGAGCTGAAAAAATTAAATCTGTGGGATTAAGGGTCAATGATATTGTAGTTTTCATTGACCACGAAAAGGGAGTGAAAGACAAACTAAAAGAAAACGGTTATTGTGGTCATTCAGTATTAACTATTTCCGAAATTGTTAATACTTTACATGAAGCAGGAAGAATTAATCAACAGCAGTTGTTGGCTTTTCAACAAGAGTAG
- a CDS encoding molybdopterin-dependent oxidoreductase, whose protein sequence is MNHNQQEIERELIKVINPEVSRRQFLKTWGISGMGFFLTGCGTPALEDLVGKISEPWNQKVEQLIFQPQKPVPEFSSNQIEPKSLIINSFRGTPIIDLEKYRLIIDGQVNHPLNLNMREIQSLPYTSMIIRHVCVEGWAAIVQWGGVRLRDLLALAQPHVNAKYVYFQSADGYYESWDLPSVTHPQTLLAYEKNGEKLPRENGAPLRLATPIKLGYKQSKWVTRVTLTSELTNFKGYWEDQGYEWFAGL, encoded by the coding sequence ATGAACCATAATCAACAGGAAATAGAAAGAGAGCTAATTAAGGTCATCAATCCGGAAGTATCCCGCCGTCAGTTTTTAAAAACATGGGGAATTTCAGGTATGGGTTTTTTCCTAACTGGTTGTGGTACACCAGCATTAGAAGACTTAGTGGGCAAAATATCAGAACCATGGAATCAAAAAGTTGAGCAGTTAATATTTCAACCACAAAAACCAGTACCGGAATTTAGCTCCAATCAAATTGAACCAAAATCCCTAATCATTAACAGCTTTCGGGGTACACCGATTATTGACCTAGAAAAATATCGTCTGATTATTGACGGTCAAGTTAATCATCCCCTAAACCTGAATATGAGGGAAATTCAAAGTTTACCTTACACATCCATGATTATTCGTCATGTTTGTGTAGAGGGATGGGCGGCCATTGTACAATGGGGAGGGGTTCGTCTGCGTGATTTACTTGCTTTGGCTCAACCCCATGTAAATGCAAAGTACGTATATTTTCAATCAGCAGATGGTTATTACGAGAGTTGGGATTTACCTTCTGTCACCCATCCACAAACCTTGTTGGCCTACGAAAAAAATGGCGAGAAATTACCCAGAGAAAATGGCGCGCCCTTGCGATTAGCTACACCAATTAAATTGGGTTATAAACAAAGTAAATGGGTAACAAGAGTGACCTTAACTTCTGAACTAACAAATTTTAAAGGTTATTGGGAAGACCAAGGTTATGAGTGGTTTGCAGGATTGTAA
- a CDS encoding cytochrome b/b6 domain-containing protein, with product MDIDRNSTRKTQKLPKQDLAVKIFHSLNIVSLFLMITSGLQIYNANPVFGGRGGLHIPPIFTLGAWLAGGRHWHFAAMWLFSVNLFSYGMYILLTRRWQHRFVGNNDIKALQKTDNIKRLTYSWHRIVYTAIIPILLLATFTGMGMYKPAQFPWLVDIFGNWQGLRIVHFASVPLIIIFVVIHWQLGKRAGGDKLIESMFW from the coding sequence ATGGATATAGATAGGAACTCCACCAGAAAAACTCAGAAATTGCCCAAGCAAGATCTTGCGGTCAAAATATTTCACAGTTTGAATATAGTCAGTCTTTTTCTGATGATTACTAGTGGACTACAAATTTACAATGCCAATCCGGTTTTTGGTGGTCGTGGAGGATTACACATTCCCCCTATTTTTACCTTAGGAGCTTGGTTAGCAGGGGGTAGACACTGGCATTTTGCAGCTATGTGGCTATTTTCAGTGAATCTTTTTAGCTATGGAATGTACATTTTATTGACCAGACGTTGGCAACACAGATTTGTGGGGAATAATGACATTAAAGCTTTGCAGAAAACCGACAATATTAAACGTCTTACCTATAGCTGGCATCGCATTGTTTACACAGCTATTATTCCCATTCTCTTGTTAGCAACATTCACAGGTATGGGGATGTATAAACCAGCCCAATTTCCATGGCTAGTGGATATATTTGGCAACTGGCAAGGATTAAGAATTGTGCATTTTGCTTCCGTACCGTTGATAATTATATTTGTAGTCATTCATTGGCAACTAGGTAAAAGAGCAGGAGGAGATAAATTAATTGAATCCATGTTTTGGTAG